The genomic interval CTCGACGCGCTTGATGTAGTAGGGCGCCCAGGTGTCGATGATGGCGGTAAGCTGGGTTTCCGGCCCGGCTTCGATCATGTCGGAAGCCTGACCGAAGGCCTTGATGCCGCGTTCGGCGGCGATCTGCATCGGCGCGGTGGTGTCGGTGTGCTGGGCGAGAACGTCGACACCCTGGTCGATCAGCGCCTTGGCGGCATCGGCTTCGCGGCCGGGATCGAACCAGGTATTGGCCCAGACCACCTTGGTCTTGAAATCCGGATTGACCGACTGCGCGCCGAGCTGGAAGGCATCGATGCCCATGACCACTTCCGGGATCGGGAACGAGCCGATATAGCCGCCAATGCCCGATTCGGAGATCGAGCCGGCGATCACGCCGGAGATATAGCGGCCTTCATAGAAGCGCGAATTGTAGGTCGCGACATTGTCGGCGGTCTTGAAGCCGGTGGCGTGCTCGAACTTCACGTCCGGATATTTCGCGGCAACCTTCAGCGTCGGCTCCATGAAGCCGAAGGAGGTGGTGAAGACGATGGTGCAGCCGGACCGCGCCATGCGCTCGATCGCGCGCTCGGCATCCGGGCCTTCCGGCACGTTTTCGATATAGGCGGTTTCGATGTCGAGCGTGGCCTCAAGCTCCTGCCGCGCGATGTCATGGGCCTGGGTCCAGCCGCCATCGGTTGCCGAGCCGACATAGACGAAGCAGGCCTTGACGTCTTCCTGGGCGCTGGCGCCGGTTGCATAAAGCCCGGCGATAATCGCCGCCGAGGCGGCCAGTGCGAAGTTCAGCGTTTTCATCGTTCACCTCATTTGGTTTGAAGGGTTCAGTCTAATCCGCCTAGCGATCCGGGACAAAGGATTTCCCGAGCGAAGCGGGCGTATTGATGAGCGTCATCCTCCGGTTCTGGGAGATGATGACGAGCACGAGGACGGTGACCACATAGGGCAGCGCCGAGAGGAATTGCGACGGAACGGCAATGCCGAAGGCCTGGGCGTGAAGTTGGCCGATCGTGACCGCGCCGAACAGATAGCCGCCGACCAGCACGCCCAAGGGCCGCCAGGAGGCAAACACCACCAGCGCAAGCGCGATCCAGCCGCGCCCGGCCGCCATGTTCTCCGACCATTGCGGGGTGTAGACCAGCGAAAGCTGCGCGCCTGCAAGCCCCGCACAGGCGCCACCGAACATCACCGCGAGATAGCGGATGCCGATGACGTTGATGCCGAGCGCATGGGCAGATGCATGATTGTCGCCGACCGAGCGCAGCACCAGACCGCGACGGGTCTTGAACAGGAACCAGGAAACGCCGGCCACGATCGCGATCGAGAGATAGAAGAAGATATCCTGGTCGAACAGCAGCGGCCCGATGACGGGAATGTCGGACAGGACCGGTATATCGAGCGACGGCATCTTGACGCCCGGTCTGCCGACCAGTCCCTCGCCGATCATCGCCGAAAGCCCCTGCCCCAGGATCGTCAGCGCGAGCCCCGTCGCCACCTGGTTGGCGACCAGCGTCAGCGTCAGGAAGCCGAAGAGCAGCGAGAACACGGCACCCGTGATCATCCCGGCCATCATGCCGATCCAGGGCGAGCCGGTGGCATGCGCCGCGGTGAACGCGCCGACCGCGCCCATGACCATCATGCCTTCAACGCCGAGATTGAGCACGCCGGCGCGCTCGCACACAAGTTCGCCGATGGCCGCCAGAACCAGCGGCGTCGAGGCCGTGATGATCGTGAGCAGAATGGCTTCGACAATCATGACGCTTTCTCCTCAACAGGCTGGCCAGGCGGCGCTTCGGACGATTTGCCCGCAAAAATCACGCGCACCTTGTAAAGGATCAGCGTGTCGCAGGAGAGCACGAAGAACAGCAGCATGCCCTGGAACACGCGCGTGACCTTGTCGGAGACGCCCATGGTGAACTGCACCCCCTCGCCGCCGATATAGGTCAGTGCCAGAACGAGACCCGCGACGATCGCGCCCAGCGGATTGAGACGACCGAGAAAGGCGACGATGATCGCGGTGAAGCCGTAGCCCGGCGAAATCTGCGGCTGCAGATAGCCGAGCGCGCCCGAAATCTCGCTAATGCCGGCAAGCCCTGCCAGACCGCCGGACAGCAGAAAACAGAACCATACCATGCGCCGCGAGGAAAAGCCCGCGAACCGCCCCGCGCGCTGCGACTGGCCGATGACGTTGACCTCGAAACCCTTCAGGGTGAAGCGCATCATGAACCACACTGCAAGCGCTGCCAGAATGGCCAGCGCAAAGCCGTAATGGGCGCGGCCGGAAGCCATCATTTCCGGCAGCATCGCCGCGTCGACGAAGTCGCGGGTCTGCGGAAAATTATAGCCCTCGGGATTGCGCCACGGCCCGCGCACCAGCCAGTCGAGGAAAAGCTGGGCGACATAGACCAGCATCAGCGAGGTCAGGATTTCATTGGTGTTGAAATAGTTCTTCAAAAGCGCGGGGATGCCGGCATAAAGCGCGCCGCCGGCAATGCCCATCAGCAGCATGATCGGCAACAGCAGCGGCGAGGACCACTGATAGAAATAGACCGGCACGATCGAGCCGACGATCGCGCCGACCGTGAACTGACCTTCGGCGCCGATATTCCAGATATTGGAGCGGTAGCAGACCGACAGGCCGACCGCGATCATGATCAGGGGCGCGGCCTTGATCATCAGTTCATGCAGCGACCAGACATCGAACAGCGGCCAGATGAAGAACTGGTAGAGCGCCTCCAGCGGATCCTTGCCGAGCGCCAGAAACATGATCGCCCCGAACACCACGGTCAGCGCGAAGGCGATCACCGGCGAGAGCAGCGAAAACAGCCGCGAGGCGCCCGGGCGTTTT from Martelella mediterranea DSM 17316 carries:
- a CDS encoding ABC transporter permease, which translates into the protein MRIELEKRPGASRLFSLLSPVIAFALTVVFGAIMFLALGKDPLEALYQFFIWPLFDVWSLHELMIKAAPLIMIAVGLSVCYRSNIWNIGAEGQFTVGAIVGSIVPVYFYQWSSPLLLPIMLLMGIAGGALYAGIPALLKNYFNTNEILTSLMLVYVAQLFLDWLVRGPWRNPEGYNFPQTRDFVDAAMLPEMMASGRAHYGFALAILAALAVWFMMRFTLKGFEVNVIGQSQRAGRFAGFSSRRMVWFCFLLSGGLAGLAGISEISGALGYLQPQISPGYGFTAIIVAFLGRLNPLGAIVAGLVLALTYIGGEGVQFTMGVSDKVTRVFQGMLLFFVLSCDTLILYKVRVIFAGKSSEAPPGQPVEEKAS
- a CDS encoding ABC transporter permease; this encodes MIVEAILLTIITASTPLVLAAIGELVCERAGVLNLGVEGMMVMGAVGAFTAAHATGSPWIGMMAGMITGAVFSLLFGFLTLTLVANQVATGLALTILGQGLSAMIGEGLVGRPGVKMPSLDIPVLSDIPVIGPLLFDQDIFFYLSIAIVAGVSWFLFKTRRGLVLRSVGDNHASAHALGINVIGIRYLAVMFGGACAGLAGAQLSLVYTPQWSENMAAGRGWIALALVVFASWRPLGVLVGGYLFGAVTIGQLHAQAFGIAVPSQFLSALPYVVTVLVLVIISQNRRMTLINTPASLGKSFVPDR
- a CDS encoding BMP family ABC transporter substrate-binding protein, with translation MKTLNFALAASAAIIAGLYATGASAQEDVKACFVYVGSATDGGWTQAHDIARQELEATLDIETAYIENVPEGPDAERAIERMARSGCTIVFTTSFGFMEPTLKVAAKYPDVKFEHATGFKTADNVATYNSRFYEGRYISGVIAGSISESGIGGYIGSFPIPEVVMGIDAFQLGAQSVNPDFKTKVVWANTWFDPGREADAAKALIDQGVDVLAQHTDTTAPMQIAAERGIKAFGQASDMIEAGPETQLTAIIDTWAPYYIKRVEAVQNGTWESEQSWDGLKDGILTMAPYTNMPDDVKKLAEETEAKIISGELKPFTGPVTLQDGTPWLAEGEEADDGTLLGLNVLVEGVEGSLPKSE